In one Ictalurus punctatus breed USDA103 chromosome 19, Coco_2.0, whole genome shotgun sequence genomic region, the following are encoded:
- the tnnt2e gene encoding troponin T2e, cardiac isoform X3, with protein sequence MDFSEFSSIYLSTNPNYVHSVEEEIIDEVPPPEVEAPSQEIEEPEAEVEEPEAEEEEPEPEVEAPAEEEAADEMKPKPKMFMQNIAAPKIPEGDKVDFDDIHRKRLEKDLSELQSLIEAHFIQRKKDEEELIALVNRIEKRRAERAEQQRIRTEKERERQARLAEEKERREQEEQRKKHDEDAKKKKALTNMTHQYGGIQQKMEGRKGAKKQTEREKKRKILAERRKPLNIDHLSEDKLKEKASELWQWMMELESEKFDLSEKLKRQKYDITQLLARVKDHQSAKGRGKGKMGGRLR encoded by the exons ATGGATTTTTCAGAATTttcttctatttatttatctactaATCCCAATTATGTCCACTCAGTTGAGGAGGAAATCATTGACGAAG TGCCTCCCCCTGAAGTGGAAG CACCTTCGCAAGAAATTGAAG AACCAGAAGCTGAAGTAGAAG AACCAGAAGCTGAAGAAGAAG AACCAGAACCTGAAGTGGAAG CCCCGGCTGAGGAGGAGGCTGCAG ATGAGATGAAACCAAAGCCAAA gATGTTCATGCAAAATATTGCAGCTCCAAAGATTCCAGAGGGAGACAAAGTGGACTTTGAT GACATTCACAGGAAGCGTCTGGAAAAGGATTTGTCAGAACTGCAGTCCCTGATCGAGGCTCATTTCATCCAGAGGaagaaggatgaggaggagCTCATTGCTCTGGTCAACAGGATT GAGAAGCGCCGTGCTGAGAGAGCAGAACAACAAAGGATCcggacagagaaagaaagggaaagacaGGCCCGTCTGGCG GAGGAGAAGGAAAGAAGAGAGCAGGAAGAACAAAGGAAGAAGCATGATGAGGATGCCAAGAAGAAGAAGGCTCTCACCAACATGACACACCAGTATGGTGGAATACAGCAGAAG ATGGAGGGTCGTAAAGGGGCAAAGAAACAGACTGAgagggagaagaagagaaagattCTGGCTGAAAGGCGGAAGCCACTCAACATCGACCATCTGTCTGAGGATAAATTGAA AGAGAAGGCCAGTGAGCTGTGGCAGTGGATGATGGAGCTGGAGTCTGAGAAGTTTGACCTCAGCGAGAAACTTAAGAGACAGAAATACGAT ATCACTCAGCTTCTGGCTCGAGTCAAGGATCACCAGAG TGCCAAAGGTCGTGGCAAGGGCAAGATGGGCGGCAGGCTGAGGTAA
- the tnnt2e gene encoding troponin T2e, cardiac isoform X1: protein MDFSEFSSIYLSTNPNYVHSVEEEIIDEVPPPEVEAPSQEIEEPEAEVEEPEAEEEEPEPEVEAPAEEEAADEMKPKPKMFMQNIAAPKIPEGDKVDFDDIHRKRLEKDLSELQSLIEAHFIQRKKDEEELIALVNRIEKRRAERAEQQRIRTEKERERQARLAEEKERREQEEQRKKHDEDAKKKKALTNMTHQYGGIQQKMEGRKGAKKQTEREKKRKILAERRKPLNIDHLSEDKLKEKASELWQWMMELESEKFDLSEKLKRQKYDCQRSWQGQDGRQAEVNTQLSEVLQETRRLNLCH, encoded by the exons ATGGATTTTTCAGAATTttcttctatttatttatctactaATCCCAATTATGTCCACTCAGTTGAGGAGGAAATCATTGACGAAG TGCCTCCCCCTGAAGTGGAAG CACCTTCGCAAGAAATTGAAG AACCAGAAGCTGAAGTAGAAG AACCAGAAGCTGAAGAAGAAG AACCAGAACCTGAAGTGGAAG CCCCGGCTGAGGAGGAGGCTGCAG ATGAGATGAAACCAAAGCCAAA gATGTTCATGCAAAATATTGCAGCTCCAAAGATTCCAGAGGGAGACAAAGTGGACTTTGAT GACATTCACAGGAAGCGTCTGGAAAAGGATTTGTCAGAACTGCAGTCCCTGATCGAGGCTCATTTCATCCAGAGGaagaaggatgaggaggagCTCATTGCTCTGGTCAACAGGATT GAGAAGCGCCGTGCTGAGAGAGCAGAACAACAAAGGATCcggacagagaaagaaagggaaagacaGGCCCGTCTGGCG GAGGAGAAGGAAAGAAGAGAGCAGGAAGAACAAAGGAAGAAGCATGATGAGGATGCCAAGAAGAAGAAGGCTCTCACCAACATGACACACCAGTATGGTGGAATACAGCAGAAG ATGGAGGGTCGTAAAGGGGCAAAGAAACAGACTGAgagggagaagaagagaaagattCTGGCTGAAAGGCGGAAGCCACTCAACATCGACCATCTGTCTGAGGATAAATTGAA AGAGAAGGCCAGTGAGCTGTGGCAGTGGATGATGGAGCTGGAGTCTGAGAAGTTTGACCTCAGCGAGAAACTTAAGAGACAGAAATACGAT TGCCAAAGGTCGTGGCAAGGGCAAGATGGGCGGCAGGCTGAGGTAAACACACAACTATCTGAGGTGCTCCAGGAAACCAGAAGATTAAATCTGTGCCATTGA
- the tnnt2e gene encoding troponin T2e, cardiac isoform X4: MDFSEFSSIYLSTNPNYVHSVEEEIIDEVPPPEVEAPSQEIEEPEAEVEEPEAEEEEPEPEVEDEMKPKPKMFMQNIAAPKIPEGDKVDFDDIHRKRLEKDLSELQSLIEAHFIQRKKDEEELIALVNRIEKRRAERAEQQRIRTEKERERQARLAEEKERREQEEQRKKHDEDAKKKKALTNMTHQYGGIQQKMEGRKGAKKQTEREKKRKILAERRKPLNIDHLSEDKLKEKASELWQWMMELESEKFDLSEKLKRQKYDCQRSWQGQDGRQAEVNTQLSEVLQETRRLNLCH; this comes from the exons ATGGATTTTTCAGAATTttcttctatttatttatctactaATCCCAATTATGTCCACTCAGTTGAGGAGGAAATCATTGACGAAG TGCCTCCCCCTGAAGTGGAAG CACCTTCGCAAGAAATTGAAG AACCAGAAGCTGAAGTAGAAG AACCAGAAGCTGAAGAAGAAG AACCAGAACCTGAAGTGGAAG ATGAGATGAAACCAAAGCCAAA gATGTTCATGCAAAATATTGCAGCTCCAAAGATTCCAGAGGGAGACAAAGTGGACTTTGAT GACATTCACAGGAAGCGTCTGGAAAAGGATTTGTCAGAACTGCAGTCCCTGATCGAGGCTCATTTCATCCAGAGGaagaaggatgaggaggagCTCATTGCTCTGGTCAACAGGATT GAGAAGCGCCGTGCTGAGAGAGCAGAACAACAAAGGATCcggacagagaaagaaagggaaagacaGGCCCGTCTGGCG GAGGAGAAGGAAAGAAGAGAGCAGGAAGAACAAAGGAAGAAGCATGATGAGGATGCCAAGAAGAAGAAGGCTCTCACCAACATGACACACCAGTATGGTGGAATACAGCAGAAG ATGGAGGGTCGTAAAGGGGCAAAGAAACAGACTGAgagggagaagaagagaaagattCTGGCTGAAAGGCGGAAGCCACTCAACATCGACCATCTGTCTGAGGATAAATTGAA AGAGAAGGCCAGTGAGCTGTGGCAGTGGATGATGGAGCTGGAGTCTGAGAAGTTTGACCTCAGCGAGAAACTTAAGAGACAGAAATACGAT TGCCAAAGGTCGTGGCAAGGGCAAGATGGGCGGCAGGCTGAGGTAAACACACAACTATCTGAGGTGCTCCAGGAAACCAGAAGATTAAATCTGTGCCATTGA
- the tnnt2e gene encoding troponin T2e, cardiac isoform X2 — protein MDFSEFSSIYLSTNPNYVHSVEEEIIDEVPPPEVEAPSQEIEEPEAEVEEPEAEEEEPEPEVEAPAEEEAADEMKPKPKMFMQNIAAPKIPEGDKVDFDDIHRKRLEKDLSELQSLIEAHFIQRKKDEEELIALVNRIEKRRAERAEQQRIRTEKERERQARLAEEKERREQEEQRKKHDEDAKKKKALTNMTHQYGGIQQKMEGRKGAKKQTEREKKRKILAERRKPLNIDHLSEDKLKEKASELWQWMMELESEKFDLSEKLKRQKYDMTLLQSRINEQQKFAKGRGKGKMGGRLR, from the exons ATGGATTTTTCAGAATTttcttctatttatttatctactaATCCCAATTATGTCCACTCAGTTGAGGAGGAAATCATTGACGAAG TGCCTCCCCCTGAAGTGGAAG CACCTTCGCAAGAAATTGAAG AACCAGAAGCTGAAGTAGAAG AACCAGAAGCTGAAGAAGAAG AACCAGAACCTGAAGTGGAAG CCCCGGCTGAGGAGGAGGCTGCAG ATGAGATGAAACCAAAGCCAAA gATGTTCATGCAAAATATTGCAGCTCCAAAGATTCCAGAGGGAGACAAAGTGGACTTTGAT GACATTCACAGGAAGCGTCTGGAAAAGGATTTGTCAGAACTGCAGTCCCTGATCGAGGCTCATTTCATCCAGAGGaagaaggatgaggaggagCTCATTGCTCTGGTCAACAGGATT GAGAAGCGCCGTGCTGAGAGAGCAGAACAACAAAGGATCcggacagagaaagaaagggaaagacaGGCCCGTCTGGCG GAGGAGAAGGAAAGAAGAGAGCAGGAAGAACAAAGGAAGAAGCATGATGAGGATGCCAAGAAGAAGAAGGCTCTCACCAACATGACACACCAGTATGGTGGAATACAGCAGAAG ATGGAGGGTCGTAAAGGGGCAAAGAAACAGACTGAgagggagaagaagagaaagattCTGGCTGAAAGGCGGAAGCCACTCAACATCGACCATCTGTCTGAGGATAAATTGAA AGAGAAGGCCAGTGAGCTGTGGCAGTGGATGATGGAGCTGGAGTCTGAGAAGTTTGACCTCAGCGAGAAACTTAAGAGACAGAAATACGAT ATGACTCTTCTCCAGTCCCGAATCAATGAGCAGCAAAAGTT TGCCAAAGGTCGTGGCAAGGGCAAGATGGGCGGCAGGCTGAGGTAA